CGTTGATACAACAATATCCAAAGTAGGATATTTCTTCTTGATCTCTTTAATGAGGGGCAGCGATGCATTAACCTCTCCAACAGAAACCGCATGAAGCCATACTGGCCTATTTCCTTTTAGCCTTTGTTTTATATCAAGAGAAATATAACCTAATCTCTCTTTAATCCCCCTTCTGTATTTCTTTGTGGTTAAGACCTTAAATATTAAAAAGGGAAAAAGTATAATCGTAACTAAATGGATTAATAGATTATAAAGTAAATACATTATAATTTTCTTTTCTCGAAGTATTTATCCGCTACTTCTGTAATCTTGTTTAAATTTTTCTCTAGCTCAAGCCTTTTCCCCTCTATTGTTTCATTGTCAGCATCCTTTGGTACAATTATGGGCTCTCCGTAAATTACTATGACCTTTGAAAAGGGAAGGGGAAGAAGAAACCTGTCCCAGCTATTAAAAATCTTTTTTCTTCTCGCATTATATGTAACGGGAACTATTGGCGCCTCTGAAATCTTAGCGAGGTTGATAGTACCTCTTTGAGCCTTATATCTTGGGCCTCTAGGTCCATCAGGGGTTATGGCAGCATGGTAACCCTTTTTTAGCTGTCTTGCCAAATTTATGAATGCACTTTTCCCTCCTCTAGAAGAAGAACCTCTTATAGTTTTGATACCCATATAATGAGTAAACCCACTGATTAGTTCACCATCTCTGCTTTGGCTGATCATCATATAGGCATCTCTCTGATTTTTATATATGTAACCAAATAAGAGAAGCCTTCCGTGCCAAAAGGCCAAGATACCATTCCGTCTACTTTTTATAGATTCTTCTATCTCTTTATTTATATACTCAATCCTTAATGTTTTTCCTATTAAGTTAACTATTAGATATCCAAAAAAGGATAATAATCTCACCGACATTTTTTATCATAAAATGAATAAGTTGTTAAAAACATTAAAATTATAGCATTGGGAAATAGGGGTTTCAACCCTTTTCTAGGTAAGCAGCAAGAAAGAAGCGATATAGCACAGTATTTAAACTCTTATGTCTAACGAAACTTCTATGGAGAGTACAAAAAACATCCTATTGGGGTGAAGATATATCCTCTAAACAGAGGCTGTCGTTCTATTCTCTAAAAAATCAGAAATCTTTTGAGCGCACCTCATCGATGCCCCAGGCTCTCCCAGAACCTGCCTGATCTTTAAAAGCTCTTCCTTCATCGAATTATAATAATTACTCTCCTTCAATGCCTTTATTGTGATCTCTGCAATCTTCTTCGGGCTTGCTTGATATTGCCTTAATTCTGGAACGATCTCTTTCCCTGCAATAATATTTACAAGCCCAAAATAAGGAATCGTCAAAAACGTCTCAACCAGAAGCCATTCGAATAGTGTTCCTCTGTAAAAGATGACCATCGGTTTCTCTAAAAGAGCTGTTTCTAATGTTGCTGTGCCTGAGACAACGATGATAAAGTCTGCAGTATTCATCGTATCATAAGTGAGATCTTCTGTGATCTTTATTTCTAGATCTTTTTTACTAATAAACTTCTCCACCTGTTGTCGATCAAGTGTTGTAGCCAAGGGAAGGATAAATTGGGATTCAGGCAGGGCTTTTTTTATGATCTCTGCTGACTGAATTATAATAGGAAAATTATGTTTTATCTCTATCTCTCTGCTTCCAGGAACAAGACAAATTATCGGTTCGTCCATCTCTAAATCAAATCTATGACATATC
This sequence is a window from Nitrospinota bacterium. Protein-coding genes within it:
- the lpxB gene encoding lipid-A-disaccharide synthase, which codes for MIVAGEGSGDLYGSELAKAISQLRPDLKIKGVAGPKMRGAGVEALFNAEDISVVGIFEAVGKLRFLKRVFNGIKKELLSKKYASIVLIDLPDFNLRLAKAAKEIGIPVIYYISPQIWAWRRWRIKKVKRYVDKMLVILPFEVEFYKKSGVDVEFVGHPLIDLVKTPYSKEEICHRFDLEMDEPIICLVPGSREIEIKHNFPIIIQSAEIIKKALPESQFILPLATTLDRQQVEKFISKKDLEIKITEDLTYDTMNTADFIIVVSGTATLETALLEKPMVIFYRGTLFEWLLVETFLTIPYFGLVNIIAGKEIVPELRQYQASPKKIAEITIKALKESNYYNSMKEELLKIRQVLGEPGASMRCAQKISDFLENRTTASV
- a CDS encoding lysophospholipid acyltransferase family protein, with the protein product MSVRLLSFFGYLIVNLIGKTLRIEYINKEIEESIKSRRNGILAFWHGRLLLFGYIYKNQRDAYMMISQSRDGELISGFTHYMGIKTIRGSSSRGGKSAFINLARQLKKGYHAAITPDGPRGPRYKAQRGTINLAKISEAPIVPVTYNARRKKIFNSWDRFLLPLPFSKVIVIYGEPIIVPKDADNETIEGKRLELEKNLNKITEVADKYFEKRKL